A window from Salvelinus sp. IW2-2015 linkage group LG5, ASM291031v2, whole genome shotgun sequence encodes these proteins:
- the LOC111964344 gene encoding equilibrative nucleoside transporter 2: MTTQKSAPVDRGCAVAVIIFILGLGTLLPWNFFITAMEYFDDRLKGTASSIGATLVTNETTPVTNGTTPVTNGTTQFTNGTTPVTKDYKFASWMTLLAQLPLLLFTLANSLLYQRIKEKVRIAVSMVSILFLFLLTAIMVKVPMQPHSFFSITMATIWFINSFGAVLQGSLFGLVGLLPPRYSTLFMSGQGLAGIFAAMASLFSILSRADKASAALGYFITPCVATLITLLSYLLLPHLEFAQFYFEKSKCHHDQPETTDELLKGADKEKLAXVNGDQNGFNNKPIITNGDFEASGTKEALFMMQQTDSHSRSSVLAVFKKIWVMALCVTCVLAVTLSVFPAVTVKVKSVYGNKEWDRYFLCVCCFIVFNVMDLIGRSVTSMVQWPSKRSGLFPVLVVSRVVFIPLIMLCNIDKRQYLPVLFSHDIAFLVIMTLFALSNGYFICLCMSYAPQLVRTKDCETAGALMTFFLALGLSLGAALSFLLRNLL, translated from the exons ATGACTACCCAGAAGAGTGCCCCAGTGGACCG AGGCTGTGCTGTGGCCGTCATCATCTTCATCCTGGGACTGGGCACACTGCTGCCATGGAACTTCTTCATCACTGCCATGGAG TATTTTGACGACCGSCTCAAAGGGACCGCGTCAAGTATCGGAGCGACCTTGGTTACTAACGAGACCACCCCGGTTACTAACGGAACCACCCCAGTTACTAACGGAACCACCCAGTTTACTAATGGAACCACCCCGGTTACTAAAGACTACAAGTTTGCCAGCTGGATGACTCTTCTAGCACAGTTACCCCTGCTCCTCTTCACCCTGGCCAACTCCTTGCTGTATCAGCG TATCAAAGAGAAGGTCCGGATTGCTGTCAGTATggtctccatcctcttcctcttcctcctcactgcCATCATGGTCAAAGTGCCCATGCAGCCCCACAGCTTCTTCTCTATCACCATGGCAACTATATGGTTCATCAACT cttTTGGAGCAGTGCTCCAGGGCAGTCTGTTTGGGCTGGTGGGTCTGCTCCCCCCGAGGTACAGCACATTGTTTATGAGTGGTCAGGGATTGGCAGGGATCTTTGCTGCCATGGCTAGTCTGTTCTCTATCCTCA GTAGAGCAGACAAGGCCAGTGCTGCTCTTGGGTACTTCATAACCCCCTGTGTGGCAACACTGATCACCCTGCTTAGCTACTTACTACTGCCACACCTG GAGTTTGCCCAGTTTTACTTTGAGAAAAGTAAGTGTCACCATGACCAACCTGAGACCACAGACGAGCTTCTCAAGGGAGCCG ACAAAGAAAAATTAGCGTTMGTCAATGGCGACCAAAATGGCTTCAACAATAAACCCATAATAACCAATGGTGATTTTGAGGCCAGTGGGACCAAAGAAGCCCTGTTCATGATGCAGCAGACTGACAGTCACAGCAGGTCATCTGTCCTGGCAGTCTTCAAAAAG ATTTGGGTGATGGCCCTCTGTGTGACGTGTGTGCTGGCTGTCACACTGTCAGTTTTCCCTGCTGTCACAGTAAAAGTGAAgagtgtgtatggaaacaaggaATGGG ACCGATACTTTCTCTGTGTCTGCTGTTTCATCGTCTTTAACGTCATGGACCTGATTGGCCGCAGTGTCACCTCTATGGTTCAGTGG CCCTCAAAGAGAAGCGGTCTGTTCCCTGTGCTCGTGGTCTCCCGTGTGGTCTTCATCCCTCTCATCATGCTGTGCAACATTGACAAACGCCAGTACCTGCCAGTCCTGTTCTCCCATGACATTGCCTTCCTTGTTATCATGACATTATTCGCCTTGTCCAATGGATATTTCATCTGTCTCTGCATGTCTTATGCACCTCA GTTGGTGAGGACTAAAGACTGTGAGACAGCGGGGGCCTTGATGACCTTCTTCTTGGCTCTGGGTCTGTCTCTAGGGGCAGCGCTCTCTTTCCTCCTGAGGAACCTGCTCTAG